Within the Manduca sexta isolate Smith_Timp_Sample1 chromosome 19, JHU_Msex_v1.0, whole genome shotgun sequence genome, the region ggttatttaattttattatgttggaCTGTCAATTTCAGTCCATTTCATAGTATGGTTTTTTAGTATTTGATGATTAAGACTGAATGTGTGCgtgtgtttcatttttattacgtattttattatgttagtttgtatacataataattatctattattcTAAAACGTTGCGTAGCCGAAGACAAGGCTTAGTAGGCATGTTACAATAGCCCCATGAGACGGCATATATTTTCTCCCGGCGCTCCTAAAGTTAGAAGATTTCCCAGGGATTTTTGTTTGTAgcaaatagaaagaaagaaagatttgttactggcataattttaaatagacacaTTACTACATTtaacaaactaaataaaaaaaaaagaaaattactatattatcaataaataaataaacaaaaattccaTAAAGTCCAGCAAAGGTCATAATCTCAGCGGTCTATTAGTAGAACTAGAAGCTGATGTCGAGAGTAAGGAATAATTCCGGGTAGACATTAAGGATGGTGATAGATATGTATGTAATCTGCTGGGCTTGGCTAACCGTCCACTCCAAGTGTGGAGTGTGGAGACTATTAAGATGGCGGACGCCGCCCGAACTATTAATTAAGGATAGAGCTTCAAAATTAACACAAACTATGACGTTGTGTCGGTTttcaaaagtattatattatattgatatatgtaTATCTCACGCAATGCAATCCCAACATGTGTTCGGTAATTCTGCTTTAGTATGCGGCATACTGTGTGCCATCTTGTGTTAAAATGCGAACTTAGtatagtaaatttataaatttgagtAGATTATTTATTGGATATGACATCAAATGCAATGTATTGTGTGATATGGTGAAGGGCTACCCTTGTTATGTAGTTGTAGTTGTACCTGTGTATTAATTTTTAGGGGTCGCGACAATTTGTGCTCAAATTAAGTATTTCAAAATGAAGACTATTACATTATACAACGatgtacttttatatttttgtatgaacaaCACAGAAGCGATAAAGTTTTAATTGttgtaatttatgaaataaaagtcttaattatttatttttgttttttaattaaacaatatatagcACTGTTATAAAGTTTGGGGCCTGTCAGGTGCTACCTCAGCACgtgatacataataatatgactcTGTTGTAGACGTTGTTTGTTTGTGACTTACTCAAGTTATAATCTCGTaatttacttactaatattgaatgcatttttttgtTACCTTTACCTGCTTCGTCCAATATCCCCGTCTTCAGTTATGTATCGTATTTTGAGTGGCACGCAAGACACACAAATATCACATGTACACGCACAACACatatttatcctcgaaggggtttgtagaggcgcaaccagggcacccacttttcgccacgtggtagggggcgagcccatcgcaatatcgggcacgaattccagactccgggctgatactgagcagaaaaacctaaatatcactttgcccgacccaggattcaaacccaggacctcagatcGCTGCCATatcgcgcatgcaatacaactacgccaccgaggcagtatcaacaaacaaacatcaatataccattattatattatatattaaagatataaaaaataaacacgtaaCTTCAAAAAGTTAAAGGTATGTGCCTTCGTCTCCACCTGAGGACATTCGCCTCGACAGACCGCATCATTTCCAACTACCTAGCGGGTCTGTAGCATTAAATCTACCTTTTAAGTAttgaatatctataaataaCGTAACTTCCTTACGTAAACAACGCATGTAATGTCATATTAATATGGCACTCATAGATACTATCATTATAGTTACacgcatttaaaaataaaaaactctttaatttattaagtaatatgtATAGTAATAATACGTGACTGAATATTATCACAGgctaacttatatttaaacttaacatATGTACGTAACCTAAGCAGTAAGTACGTATTAAGTAAGGCTTAGTACTGACGTGACGTCATCTcatcataacaatattttgagTAATACAAGTACACACGGCATctgaaaattacaattttccaAATTTTTAAAACTGTGGTCGGTAAACTGTAAGCGTCTCAAAACTGCCACTATGCTAAGTACAATGCAGTCTTATAGATATTGTTAAGTACGGTCGTCAGAACTCGTGCTCAAGACACTGGTGATGCGAGTGCGAAGACTGAAATCGAGTGTCAGGTGTCCGCGGAGAGGACGCGCGGCGGGGCTgacggcggcgcgggcggcagcggcgcgtcggcggcggcgcgcaGGTGCTCGGCGTCCGTCACGTCGAGCGGCAGCCGCGTGCGCCGCGTCTCCGGCGCCAGCAGCACCGCCAGCGCCGCCAGCATGCAGCACCCGCCGTACAGCGACGCTTGCACCGTCGCGCTCTGCAACACAACGGAACATtcacaaaacattaattttataatactgttcAGTATTTTGTGACTGTGTGTAGTAAATGTAGCAATCAAGATATTTTATTCATCTTGACACGTAAAAGTCATATGTGATTAGCTAATTTGCATGTTCacagtaaattacaataatattttgactgTACTATTTAAACATCACTACGGCTGTATCACTTCATCGTGATAAAGGccttttataatgtttttagaaAACATGACGTACGAGTAATGGTGTCTGCGGTGCGAGGATGGAGCCGAGCCGGCCGACGAGCGAGCAGGCGGCGAGCGCGGAGCTGCGCGTGCTCGTGGGGAACAGCTCCGCGCTGAACACGTAGATGGAGTTGAATGCGAACGTGATGGCCAGCTTGCCCACGAAGAACAGACCTAGCCACGTGCCTGAGTGAtctgatatataaaaattagaGAAGTTACATGCAATAAACAACGTCTTAAAATAGTCATAAATAAAGCtgttaaatatttgcttttataGCTATGATATACTATGGAAGAGCACTGACCGACAAAGAATGGTGTGACGCAAGCGACACCGCAGACCAGGAACGCGCCGAGGATGCTCCACTTGCGTCCGATGCGCTCGAGCGCCATCATGAGCAGTAGCGATGCCACGATCTCCATGGCCATGTTAAGCGCGAAGTTTGCGTACTTGTCGCCCGACAGCGCCACCGAGTTGATAGTCAGCCCGTAATAAACGAACGACACAGCGATCCAACACCAGCAGCACGTCGCGAACCGCACCATCAGCACGCGAGACCGCACCAGCCCCAGCCACGGGTTTGACTTTGACGACTCTTCAGTCTTTAAGGAGTCTCCATCGAGATTCTTCATCACTTCCTCGCTTAAAATGACCTGAATTCGTGGAGTATTTCCTTACATAACATCCCGTAAGACATAGAACTTTCTtcctaaattttataattgtccCGTGGAAGAGTTGGCGGAATAGATTTGCGTTTATAGTTTATTTGCAGTGAGAATATTGGATGTATTTCTATaatgtaatttcatttaattagaAGACGGTAATTTTCCGTCAATTACGTAATAAACTTTTCAGTGGACGACTCGTTtgtttttaaccaacttcaaaaaaaggaggaggttatcaattcgacgtgatttttttttttttttaatttatactagtGCAGTATTAGGCAAACCTTGTTCCACCTCGCCGCTTTGCGTATGATGCTCGCGGCTTTCTGCGTCCTATTTCGCGAGTGCAGCCAGCGCACGCTCTCGTCTAACAGCAGGCGGTAGAGCGGCAGCAGCAGTGCGAATGAGTGGATAACGAACAGCAGGTACCTCCAGTACCGCACGCGCCACGCCACCAGCGCGAACAGAACGCCCCCGGCTCCGTACGCTACGCCCGTTGCGCACGCGAATATACCGCGCACCGACGGACGCGCCAGCTCTACCACTGTTCATAACGAGAGTTAAACACactgtattatgttttttatttttccgacATCGTCATtatctattgtttattataagttcGTTTCGAATTCGAAAAGTTGGTGAAGACTGCAATAAGAAAAATGTGTAAGACATACTCATAACGTAAGCGGCGCTGTTAAACCCGTAGCCGAGCGCGGCCTCGAAGAATTCCATCGCGACGTACATCGGATAGTTGAGGGAGAAGCCCTTCACGATGCCCAGCACGCCCGCGAACGCGGAGAACACGCAAAACGCTGTACGACGCCCGTACCTACAGACATAATCACAGTAGCACATTGAGAAAGATTTATCGCCATATCATATAGGATGTATTACGTAATTCATTACATAGCGCAgtctataatatttgttacagttATAGAACTTTATTGTCTTTCTATTACAGTTCAACACTAATGCTTTATAAACATACAGACATGAGAGCTACGAAGATACACATTAAAATCTTATACATTCTGTGTTATAAACCGACTTGCCCCTAGAAACTAATCGCGGCAATTAGTTATTGGGTAATTTCCTTTTACTTGATAATCCTATTATACGCACTACAAACCTAGActagaaataaagttaaaattaaagttaaaattctaTAACTAGATATAATTTGCCTGTATTAGAGTCAAGTGCCctcgtatattataattagtagaGACAATAGCTCTACTCCATAAAGATCAGCATCATAGCCACAATTTCTCTCTcgattagtatctgttcattaTCAGCGGTCATTAATCATAATCAAAGAATATGTTTTAATCATTTACATTACAATACTCATAAGCAAGTGTGTATAACTTAGTTTATGAATGTGTTTTGACTCAAGCGACTAACGTATCGGAGAGGTATCCAGTGAGCACCAGCGCGATGGGCAGCGCGGTGTTGCGCACCGTGCCCACCAGGGTGCGCCGCCACTCGCTGCAGCCCAGGTCGAACTGAAACATAACATATGATTAATATTTCTAATGTCCACGTAACCTCCCTAATAAGCATGTAATACATTCCTCTTAAACGACAGTAATAGTAAAAGGTACATTGGTATCATTACTATAgaggcgaagggtccatataacgaTTCTCGTCGGCTTCCTTCTATGTAGAATttctatagaatctaattatcattagaacgatttgctgatcgcgtttatgcatattagtacctatatgttgtgtaggttttcctttcggaaaatgacACTTTTCGCCACTGCACTGCTGTGTCTACTCTTGGATTAAAAAACGCTTCAGCCTCCTTGTATTTCCAGGACATTATGTgcgttaatatttaatatttctacgTGTATAGCACAGCGTACTAAGCTATGTAAAACATTAATGATGTCAATGTTTTCGAAGTTACTTCAAATCGTCAGTTGTACAAACTGTGAATTACTTGCACAATAGTCGacgtgagaaatattttttgcctcATGCGTATTCggtatttgtatgaaattacGAAATGGATATAAATGTCACTTATTATTGCGGAGTGTGAGTTAAAATTGCTTAATTACGTCATTAAATGGTATACTTATAGTTATTTGTTTTCGATTAGTTTAAAGCAACTGACTCAGCTCTCAAATGACACTGCACTGCACTCATTACTTTATGAGTTTagatcaaatatatattatcataaatatctTATAGCCGTTTCAATACCATACTATACACAGTGACGGAAAAACGTGAAGGACTTCACTGAAAAGTCATAAACAATACAGTGTGGTTTCCGCATTAGCGTCTCTACGTCATGTAGAGCTAACAACTTCAATCACGGgtataataactattgtataACTCAATTATAATACCCTACGACGAACATTTTTGTTTGGACATCTGATTTAATTAACTCAGAGATCTTGAAAACCATATTCATAAGCGTAACAAGCAGTACAAATTCCAGTCTGTTTACCTCAGCGAATATAGTGTCGGTGTTCTCGTAGGCGAACACATCACACGGCACGGTTTGGGAGGGATGGTAGTGGTGTCGCTCGCAGGTCTTCCCTGGGGGCCGGTCGGCCAACGGTGCGTACCGTTGGCAGCGCGAGCCCGCCGGGACTAGCTCCAGGGCTGACGTGTTGTCGAACGGGGGCTTGTAGCCCTCGCACTCTGGCACCACGCATCTGCAACACCGAGGTATTGTTTTTTGAATGCTTTACGTCAAGGTACTGTAAAGGATAACCCATTTGGTCGactataatgttaaatttagacatggtttatgtatgtaccgaattccaaaataatttagCGGGTTATGTCTTCAGTCCTAATGACATTTTACACATCCACTGTACACTGATATCATAGAacgaaaaacaattaattactaaaaaaattcaGCAAAGTAATTagttaatcaaaaataaacgaATAGCAAAATGATGTGATGATTCCATCAAAACACAAGAAACGGGTTTATTTCAAATAGTCACGGAAGTAACCATATTATAAACGAGTGGGCTAATAGGACGACTAGTTTTGTGAAGTGATTTCCAAAAATACTATAACTAAGGCGCTGTGCagtatttctcaaaaaaataagtagtttaCAAATTTGTAAGTGTCTACGTatgataatataagtaaatcCATAAAAATTTTTGAGACCACTAATCTAGTATTGACCTGTAATTAATCATGTAccctatattatgtttaaaaacattgtaagcTACTTGAGATTCCTCTCACGGTATCTGTTGAATGGGTGCTATCTAATCAGTGATAGCGAATCGTCAGTGTTTTCATTCGGTCTGTTGTTATGAGATGATTATCGCGATTTCACATCACCGAGTTTAGTTATGGTATTGATGCGAAAAACTTATGTTACCTTTTCATTTATATGTTGTATTGGGTTTATTTTAcagaagataaatattttttgacgaCATTCCGGTGGAAGCTGAGAGATATAATTTAGTAGAATCACATTGTAAACGATCTGCAACATGAATTAGCGAATACAACCAGGAAAGCCGGCAATATGTGGCATTACATGGTTCCtagtatttgtttataaattatgagcCACAATTAAAGTATGTTGTTGATGTCTAAAAACACTTACTGGGATAAGAAGTAGTTTCACGGGTTTTCaagaatatgtaaattatttcagtACTGCAAttaacaaatatcaatattgGTGTCCTgtcatatatgtatgtatgtatataaagtatGTGAGCGCGGATTCGGCAGCGATAAGGACTCGTATCGCGCCATCTAAATTACATTCGGAACATTTTCTCAAGGGCATGATTTACAAAGGTCGTAAGGGAAATGTTACCAACTCATTTATAGCTAgtcatattcaaatatttaacactaATGAAAGTTAGAAAGAACCATAAAGTTTTGTTAATCGTTTGTTTGATAGATTTACAATCAATTATGTGAGGTAGAGTCTGTAGTCTGTCGGAGGGGAGACCGCGTGTTTACCTCTAGTAAAAAAGTATGAggctaattaattatttttaactatatgcGTATTTgtcaagataaataaaaacaattaatagttAATTGAACTACGGAGAATAATATAGTGAAAATTCCATTCAAATAAGTTTTTATCTGACTTCACATGAAATAGagctcaaatatttaaatatgctaaACGACAAATAGGTCGTATCACGTCGTATTAGTGTAGGCTCGTAACCAGCTATAGGTCAGTTTCAAATACCGATCATGAATACAATTTAACGCCAACTagatgattttaataatttttttgaagtacaatagcgctctgaggtcctgggttcgaatcccgggtcgggcaaagtgatatttgggtttttctactcagtatcagcccggagtctggaatttgtgcccgatatggcgataggctcgccccctatcacatcatgggacggaacatacttggcgaaaagtgggtgccctagttgcgcctctgcataccccttcggggataaatgcgtgatgttatgtatgtatgtatgtaagtatatttgtcccacatattttaatatttttataataacaacttTAGATAGTCTCAAGGTGTAGCAGGGGGCTATtgaacttttcggacgaccaacacctcagtccgccatgtccatgaaggctgtaaagtcttcaaaacttcgggggaa harbors:
- the LOC115441507 gene encoding organic cation transporter protein, whose product is MPPAAAPAVATVSASVRSSASAPATSPTDALEAALEQLGPFGFYQRYVVIMLCIPNVFAAMYSLNYVFVADQVPFRCVVPECEGYKPPFDNTSALELVPAGSRCQRYAPLADRPPGKTCERHHYHPSQTVPCDVFAYENTDTIFAEFDLGCSEWRRTLVGTVRNTALPIALVLTGYLSDTYGRRTAFCVFSAFAGVLGIVKGFSLNYPMYVAMEFFEAALGYGFNSAAYVMMVELARPSVRGIFACATGVAYGAGGVLFALVAWRVRYWRYLLFVIHSFALLLPLYRLLLDESVRWLHSRNRTQKAASIIRKAARWNKVILSEEVMKNLDGDSLKTEESSKSNPWLGLVRSRVLMVRFATCCWCWIAVSFVYYGLTINSVALSGDKYANFALNMAMEIVASLLLMMALERIGRKWSILGAFLVCGVACVTPFFVDHSGTWLGLFFVGKLAITFAFNSIYVFSAELFPTSTRSSALAACSLVGRLGSILAPQTPLLSATVQASLYGGCCMLAALAVLLAPETRRTRLPLDVTDAEHLRAAADAPLPPAPPSAPPRVLSADT